One part of the Kwoniella dendrophila CBS 6074 chromosome 5, complete sequence genome encodes these proteins:
- a CDS encoding Ras-like protein: MSKAQFLREYKLVVVGGGGVGKSALTIQFIQSHFVDEYDPTIEDSYRKQCIIDEEVALLDVLDTAGQEEYGAMREQYMRTGEGFLLVYSITSRSSFEEVSTFHQQILRVKDKDYFPVVVVANKCDLEYERQVQPHEGRDLAKRFNAQCIETSAKQRVNVDEAFIAVVRAIRRYQKESGPPQPVGTPGKSATGGVGGRADPKDDHVDKGCCGGCVVL; encoded by the exons ATGTCTAAA GCTCAATTTTTACGAGAGTACAAACTGGtagttgttggtggtggtg GTGTCGGTAAATCAGCACTGACCATTCAGTTCATTCAATCACAT TTTGTGGATGA ATATGATCCTACAATTG AGGACTCATACAGGAAACAATGTATAatcgatgaagaagtagcTTTACTTGATGTTCTGGATACCGCTGGACAAGAAGAATATGGAGCTATGAGAGAGCAATATATGCGAACTG GGGAAGGTTTCCTTTTGGTATACTCAATAACCTCAAGGAGTTCGTTTGAAGAAGTATCAACTTTCCATCAACAAATTCTACGG GTGAAAGACAAAGACTATTTCCCAGTAGTAGTGGTAGCCAACAAATGCGATTTAGAATACGAGAGACAAGTGCAACCGCATG AGGGCCGAGACCTTGCTAAGCGATTTAATGCACAATGTATTGAGACTTCAGCCAAACAAAGGGTGAACGTAGATGAGGCTTTCATTGCTGTTGTCAGGGCTATTAGGCGGTACCAAAAA GAATCTGGCCCACCTCAGCCAGTCGGTACTCCTGGCAAATCAGCTACAGGTGGAGTCGGTGGACGAGCTGATCCTAAAGACGACCACGTAGATAAAGGCTGTTGTGGTGGATGTGTTGTCCTTTAG